One genomic window of Bradyrhizobium sp. CCGE-LA001 includes the following:
- a CDS encoding ABC transporter substrate-binding protein, giving the protein MIERPAPAHTVPAVARRDVLRLAGAAAAGWIALGATDDRMRIVGSLTALPLDDELTRRSMIDSATSRLGGLIVGLRQRGWVEGVNFRLELRSTFGPPERLKAAIQELLDLKPDVILTGSTVETAAVLAATKTIPIVFATANDPVGNGFVQSLAHPGGNVTGFTNSTAEMGGKWLQLIREAVPDVARVGILFNPATTPRGGRFFLESIEQEAAASGVSAIPAPVNAPAEIDDAVRRFSEPPKAAMVALVDSFLVVHRKAVVAAADKYRVPTIYPFHYFMDVGGLMSYGPTLEVRSADYVDLILRGTKAGDLPVQSPRKYELLINRTVARALGLTIPFPLLARADEIRE; this is encoded by the coding sequence ATGATCGAGCGGCCCGCTCCTGCCCACACTGTGCCGGCGGTTGCCCGCCGCGATGTCCTTCGCCTTGCGGGCGCAGCGGCCGCAGGATGGATCGCGCTCGGCGCAACGGACGATCGCATGCGCATCGTCGGCTCGCTGACGGCATTGCCGCTCGACGACGAGCTGACCAGGCGAAGCATGATCGACAGCGCGACCTCGCGCCTGGGCGGCCTCATCGTCGGCTTGCGGCAGCGAGGCTGGGTCGAAGGCGTCAATTTCCGCCTCGAGCTCCGTTCGACCTTTGGCCCGCCGGAGCGGCTGAAGGCGGCGATCCAGGAGCTGCTCGACCTCAAGCCGGACGTCATCCTGACCGGCTCGACCGTCGAAACCGCAGCCGTCCTTGCCGCCACCAAGACCATCCCGATCGTGTTCGCCACCGCCAACGATCCCGTCGGCAACGGCTTCGTCCAAAGCCTCGCCCATCCCGGCGGCAACGTCACCGGCTTCACCAACAGCACCGCCGAGATGGGCGGCAAATGGCTTCAGCTGATCCGTGAGGCCGTGCCCGACGTCGCGCGGGTCGGCATCCTGTTCAACCCCGCGACCACGCCGCGCGGCGGGCGCTTCTTTCTCGAATCGATCGAGCAGGAAGCCGCCGCATCCGGCGTGTCCGCGATCCCTGCGCCGGTCAACGCGCCCGCGGAGATCGACGACGCCGTCAGGCGCTTCTCCGAACCGCCCAAGGCCGCGATGGTGGCGCTGGTGGACAGCTTCCTCGTGGTCCACCGTAAGGCGGTCGTCGCGGCAGCCGACAAATACCGCGTGCCCACGATCTACCCGTTCCACTATTTCATGGATGTCGGCGGGCTGATGAGCTACGGGCCGACACTCGAAGTGCGCTCCGCCGATTATGTCGATCTCATCCTGCGCGGCACCAAGGCCGGCGACCTACCGGTGCAATCGCCGCGGAAATACGAGCTCTTGATCAACCGCACGGTCGCCCGCGCGCTGGGACTGACGATCCCCTTCCCGCTGCTCGCACGCGCCGACGAGATCCGCGAGTGA
- a CDS encoding hybrid sensor histidine kinase/response regulator, with product MSETADQGHLRTPPGRLFRKYLYSIVALAFAALAINTGFDVWFSYREQKQLLAATQREQAASAAIQIGQFIGQIENQIRWLARLPPELSTNEDERLNAIRLLRLSPAIAEIAQLDAQGREQVRVSRRVADRIGSNADLSASSAFRGANESRAYYGPVYFFGDTEPFMTLATRGNGRAPDVIVAEVNLRFIWDLVTGIRVGNTGKAYVVDRMGVLIAHPDLWRALQRSDLSSHADVRAALDGVGPPSGGLVKEDLSGQRVLSTYATVPSLGWLVFVELPLTEAYAPIYASVARSTFLLVILLAGAVLVSLFLSRRMTVPIQILTQGARRIGSGDLGQRLAIKTGDELEALGDQFNRMAAHLRESYATLERKVVERTSELEKARDHALAEHDAAERARSAAVAANETKSRFLAVVSHELRTPLNGVMGMLQLLNDGGLDEIQRRHLATAAASGETLIALVDAVLEYARLEASTEMLETRDFRLDQLIEATADLLRPQAIGKGLAFDLTCDAAVNTAVHGDPVRLNRILLNLIGNAIKFTPSGGIALSAAAERHDDHVLLRISVRDTGIGIAPDLHERIFEDFVQADDSIARRFGGTGLGLAIARRLTRLMRGELTVESAPGAGSTFTLEVPLVLAASGAQGAPASPSRPLRVLLVDDDPVNCEVGEAILTRLGHRATIARNGTSAIELASDQVFDVILMDLHMPDMDGVEAASKIRKLGLARMPRIIAVTADVSTNARERLAGAGIGKVVSKPILINALREAIEDERQAEPAATPLAADELIDQSFLDDQRGLLGAAQIDKLHHLLGETSARLIDDITRAAATGDHTQLARSAHQLGSAASALGLVRLFERSRDVELAAAAMAPGECLCAARELAALREASMHALDDLLQPAEQRSRS from the coding sequence GTGAGCGAGACGGCCGACCAGGGACATCTGCGCACGCCTCCGGGCCGGCTGTTCAGGAAATATCTCTACTCGATCGTCGCCCTCGCCTTTGCCGCGCTCGCCATCAACACCGGTTTCGACGTCTGGTTCTCCTATCGCGAGCAGAAGCAGCTGCTGGCGGCGACCCAGCGCGAGCAGGCCGCAAGCGCGGCCATTCAGATCGGCCAGTTCATCGGCCAGATCGAAAACCAGATCAGATGGCTCGCGCGCCTTCCCCCTGAGCTGTCGACCAACGAGGACGAGCGGCTGAACGCGATCCGCCTCCTGCGCCTCTCGCCCGCGATCGCGGAGATCGCTCAGCTCGACGCGCAAGGCCGCGAGCAGGTGCGCGTCTCGCGCCGCGTCGCCGACAGGATCGGCAGCAACGCCGACCTCTCCGCTTCGTCCGCCTTCCGCGGCGCCAATGAAAGCCGCGCCTATTACGGCCCCGTCTACTTCTTCGGCGACACCGAGCCGTTCATGACGCTCGCCACGCGCGGCAACGGCCGCGCTCCGGATGTGATCGTCGCCGAGGTCAATCTGCGCTTCATCTGGGACCTCGTCACCGGGATCAGGGTCGGCAACACCGGCAAGGCCTATGTGGTCGACCGCATGGGCGTGTTGATCGCGCATCCCGATCTGTGGCGGGCGCTGCAGCGGAGCGATCTCTCCAGCCATGCGGACGTGCGCGCCGCGCTCGACGGCGTCGGGCCGCCGTCCGGCGGCCTGGTCAAGGAGGATCTGTCCGGCCAGCGCGTGCTGTCGACCTACGCGACCGTCCCCTCGCTCGGCTGGCTGGTGTTCGTCGAGCTGCCGCTCACCGAAGCCTATGCGCCGATCTATGCATCGGTCGCCCGCTCGACGTTCCTCCTCGTCATCCTGCTCGCCGGTGCGGTGCTGGTTTCGCTCTTTCTCAGCCGGCGCATGACCGTGCCGATCCAGATCCTGACGCAAGGCGCGCGCCGGATCGGCAGCGGCGATCTCGGCCAGCGGCTCGCGATCAAGACCGGTGACGAACTGGAGGCGCTCGGCGACCAGTTCAATCGCATGGCCGCGCATCTGCGCGAGTCCTACGCCACGCTCGAGCGCAAGGTGGTCGAGCGGACCTCCGAGCTCGAGAAGGCGCGCGATCATGCGCTGGCCGAGCACGACGCCGCCGAGCGCGCGCGCAGCGCGGCCGTGGCGGCCAACGAGACCAAGTCGCGCTTCCTCGCCGTCGTCAGCCACGAGCTGCGCACGCCGCTGAACGGCGTGATGGGCATGCTGCAATTGCTGAATGACGGCGGCCTCGACGAGATCCAACGGCGCCATCTCGCCACCGCGGCCGCATCGGGCGAGACCCTGATCGCGCTGGTCGATGCGGTGCTGGAATATGCCCGCCTGGAGGCCAGCACCGAAATGCTGGAGACGCGCGACTTCCGGCTCGACCAGCTCATCGAGGCCACGGCCGATCTGCTGCGTCCGCAGGCCATCGGCAAGGGTCTGGCCTTCGATCTCACCTGCGATGCCGCGGTCAACACCGCCGTGCACGGCGATCCCGTCAGGCTCAACCGCATCCTGCTGAACCTGATCGGCAACGCGATCAAGTTCACCCCCAGCGGCGGGATCGCCTTGAGCGCGGCGGCCGAGCGGCACGACGATCACGTCCTGCTGCGCATCAGCGTTCGCGACACCGGCATCGGCATTGCGCCCGACCTGCACGAGCGGATCTTCGAGGATTTCGTCCAGGCCGACGACAGCATCGCACGTCGCTTCGGCGGCACCGGCCTGGGTCTCGCGATCGCGCGCCGCCTCACCCGCCTGATGCGCGGCGAGCTGACGGTCGAGAGCGCGCCGGGCGCAGGAAGCACGTTCACCCTTGAAGTGCCGCTTGTTCTGGCGGCGAGCGGCGCGCAAGGTGCGCCTGCCTCGCCGTCGCGGCCGCTCCGCGTGCTCTTGGTCGACGACGACCCCGTCAATTGCGAGGTCGGCGAGGCCATTCTGACCCGGCTCGGCCATCGTGCCACGATCGCGAGGAACGGCACGTCCGCGATCGAGCTCGCCAGCGACCAGGTGTTCGACGTCATCCTGATGGACCTGCACATGCCCGATATGGACGGCGTGGAGGCGGCATCAAAGATCCGCAAGCTCGGTCTTGCCAGGATGCCGCGCATCATCGCCGTGACCGCCGACGTGTCCACCAATGCGCGCGAGCGGCTCGCCGGCGCAGGGATCGGCAAGGTCGTGAGCAAGCCGATCCTGATCAATGCGCTGCGGGAGGCGATCGAGGATGAGCGCCAGGCCGAGCCAGCAGCGACGCCACTCGCCGCGGACGAATTGATCGACCAGTCCTTTCTCGACGACCAGCGCGGGTTGCTTGGCGCTGCGCAAATCGACAAGCTCCACCATCTGCTGGGCGAGACAAGCGCAAGGCTGATCGACGACATCACCAGGGCGGCAGCGACCGGCGATCACACGCAGCTCGCACGATCCGCGCACCAGCTCGGCAGCGCGGCGAGTGCGCTCGGCCTCGTCCGCCTGTTCGAGCGCAGCCGCGATGTCGAGCTGGCGGCGGCCGCGATGGCCCCTGGCGAATGCCTGTGTGCCGCTCGCGAACTCGCCGCGCTGCGGGAAGCGTCGATGCACGCGCTTGACGATC